The Salmo trutta chromosome 6, fSalTru1.1, whole genome shotgun sequence genome has a window encoding:
- the LOC115195764 gene encoding transcriptional regulator Myc — translation MPKRATMPLNSSLASKNYDYDYDSIQPYFYVDNEDEDFYHQQPGQLQPPAPSEDIWKKFELLPTPPLSPSRPSLSSIFPSTADQLEMVTEFLGDDVVNQSFICDADYSQTFLKSIIIQDCMWSGFSATAKLEKVVSERLASLHAARKDSAVGDIAECPTRLNANYLQDPNTSVSECIDPSVVFPYPITETPKPSKVAPPTDLALDTPPNSGSSSSSGSDSEDEEEDDEDEEEIDVVTVEKRQAVKRCDPSTSETRHHSPLVLKRCHVSTHQHNYAAHPSTRHEQPAVKRLRLESSSSRVLKQISSNRKCSSPRTSDTEDYDKRRTHNVLERQRRNELKLSFFALRDEIPDVANNEKAAKVVILKKATECIYSMQTDEQRLVNLKEQLRRKSEHLKQKLAQLQNSCLSSKRH, via the exons atgccg AAAAGAGCCACCATGCCGCTGAATTCAAGTTTGGCGAGTAAAAACTACGACTACGACTATGATTCTATCCAGCCATATTTTTATGTTGACAACGAAGATGAGGATTTCTATCACCAGCAGCCAGGACAGCTTCAGCCACCGGCTCCAAGCGAGGACATCTGGAAGAAATTTGAGTTGctccccactcctcctctctccccgagCCGACCATCACTGTCTAGTATTTTCCCATCGACTGCTGACCAACTAGAAATGGTGACCGAGTTTCTCGGGGACGACGTTGTAAACCAGAGTTTCATCTGCGATGCCGACTACTCCCAAACCTTCCTCAAGTCAATCATCATTCAGGACTGTATGTGGAGCGGCTTCTCTGCTACAGCCAAGTTGGAGAAAGTGGTGTCTGAAAGACTCGCTTCGCTCCACGCTGCTAGGAAAGATTCAGCTGTCGGCGACATCGCAGAGTGTCCTACTCGGTTGAACGCAAACTACTTGCAGGATCCGAACACTTCCGTGTCAGAATGCATTGATCCCTCAGTGGTCTTCCCCTACCCAATAACTGAGACTCCAAAACCAAGTAAGGTGGCACCACCCACGGATTTGGCATTGGACACCCCACCCAACagtggtagcagcagcagcagtggtagtGACTCCG aagatgaggaggaagatgATGAGGACGAGGAGGAGATAGATGTCGTGACTGTGGAGAAGAGGCAAGCGGTGAAGCGGTGCGACCCCAGCACGTCAGAGACCAGACATCACAGTCCCCTTGTGCTGAAGAGGTGCCATGTCTCCACCCACCAGCACAACTACGCTGCCCACCCCTCCACACGGCACGAGCAGCCAGCTGTCAAAAGGCTGAGGCTGGAGAGCAGCAGCAGCCGGGTCCTCAAGCAGATCAGCAGCAACCGCAAATGCTCAAGTCCCCGGACGTCGGACACGGAGGACTACGACAAAAGAAGGACTCATAATGTACTGGAGCGCCAGCGGAGGAACGAGCTCAAGCTGAGCTTTTTCGCTCTACGGGACGAGATACCCGATGTGGCCAACAATGAGAAGGCAGCCAAAGTGGTCATCCTAAAGAAGGCTACAGAGTGCATTTACAGCATGCAGACAGATGAGCAGAGACTAGTCAACCTCAAAGAGCAACTAAGGAGGAAAAGTGAACATTTGAAACAGAAGCTGGCACAACTGCAGAACTCATGTTTGAGCTCAAAGCGGCATTGA